Part of the Brevibacillus brevis genome is shown below.
AAGATGTCATCGCCTGTATCGGACAGATAGCATTCCACCACTTTTTGCTGAGCCCCTGATTCGTTGATCGCTTCCAGCGCATTCTGGATGAGGGTGCCGAGCAAGACGATCAGCTGCTGCCTGTTAAAAGAGGGCGGAAGCTCCTTCAAGCGGCTGTCCTGATTGATTTGAAACTGAATTTTGAGCTCCTTGGCGCGGTTGTGCATCCCCAAAAGCAGCGCTCCAATCAAGGGATCCGGAATTTGCTTGGCCAAAAACAACATCATCTCCTGCTGAGCCGATGTCTCGCTCGTAATCAGCTCGACCGCTTCCTGGATGGATCCGAGCTGCAGCAATCCGGAAATGGTGTACAGCAGGTTGTGAAACTCATGCGTTTGCGCCCGCAGCACATCCGCATACCGCCGGGCCTGGGAAAGCTCCCTGGCAAGCTGGTCGATCTCCGATTTGGGCCGGAAGCTGCTTACGACCCCCACTACTTTTCCTCCCAGCCTGATGGGCACCCGGTTGACGATGACCTCCTTTCCTCCGAGGCTGGCTTCCCGGTCCAGCTGGTGTTCCCCCGTTTCCAGCACTTCCGGCATGCGGCTGTCCGGCAAAACGTGAAAGATCTCTTTGCGGTGCACATCTTCCTGGGGAAGGTCGAGGATCCGGACTGCCGCCTTGTTCATCATCGTGATCCGGTTGTTCCGGTCAATCGCCACGATCCCTTCGCGGACGGACTCCAGAACCGCGTTGCGTTCGACGTACAGGGCGGCAATCTCTTCCGGCTCCAGCCCCAGGATGACACGCTTCAGGTAACGGCTTACCCCGATCGCTCCCACCACGCCGACCAGGAGACCGAAAACGATGACAAAAAAGACCTTCTCCTGATAGGCGCGAACCGCCAGCTCGATGTCTTCCAGCAAAAAGCCCACGGAGACGATCCCGATGACCTTTCCTTCGTCGTCCTTGATGGGGACCTTTCCCCGCAAGGACGGCCCCAGACTCCCCACTGCCTTGGATACGTACGATTGGCCGTACATCAGCCCCAGCTCATTGTCCCCTCCGACCATCCCTTTTCCGATTCGGTCCGGCAACGGATGCGCATATCGGATTCCTTCGCGGTTGCCGACGACGACAAATTCTGCTTCCGTCTGCTTGCGCACATTTTCCGCGATCGGCTGGATCAGTGCAGACGGATTGGGCGCATGAAACGCGCTGCGCAGCTCGGGATCGTTCGCGACGATTTTCGCCACAGAGAGTGCCTTTTTTCCCAGTTGATCCTCTACCTGGGAACGGATGATCGAAGAAAAAATCGCCCCCATTGACCCAATAATCAGAATAATGACAAAAGTAAACAGCATGATCATCCTGGTTTGCAAAGACAAGCGCAGCTTTTTCGACGTCACAAATATTTCACCCCTTGGTTTATATTACCACCCAGTTGGAGGAAAAGGATAGCTTGCCTGCTTGGGTCCAATCGCCGTCCCCCGATCCGGCATCTATCTGTCGAATGACAAGCGTCGATTCTTGTCTGCCTCCCGCGAAAATGGTGGAATTAGGTCTTCTTTCCCCCAATATAATGTTACAACTTGGATTCGAGACAAACTGGGGGCGGTTGTCCGAATACCGGGATTTCAACGGAAAAGGAGGGACTTGGGTTGAAAACACAAACGGAATCGGGCGGCATCGTCACCTTGACAAAAGAAGGCGAAAAGCTCGTCCAAGACAGTCCGCTGTACAACGAAGGGCTCCGGCCTACGACACAGGCAGAGCATTCCTGGAGCTCGTACAACTTCGCCAGTCTCTGGATCGGCATGTCGATCTGTTTGCCCACGTACGCGATGGCAGCAGGCCTCATTTCGCTTGGCATGAACTGGTGGCAGGCCATTATCACCATCATCCTCGGCAATTGTATTGTCCTTATTCCCATTCTTCTCAACTCACACGCCGGGACCAAATTCGGAATTCCCTATCCCGTGTACGCCAGGCTCTGGTTTGGCTCGAAGGGAGCGCACATCCCAGCCGTAGCCCGCGGCCTGATAGGAGCCGGCTGGTTCGGGATCAACTGTTGGTTCGGCGGAGCCGCGATCGACACGCTGCTGATGTCGATGACGGGATGGGCCAGCGTTCCCGGTCATCTCTGGATCGCCTTCTTCGGCTTTTGGCTGCTGAATGTATACGTCGCCTACCGTGGTCCGGAAGCGATCAAAAAGATGGAGGCCTGGGCCGCTCCTGTCCTGATCATCATGAGCCTGGCTTTGCTGGTTTGGGCTTTGACCAAAGCCGGCGGATGGGGCCCGATGCTCTCCGCCCCCTCCAAGTTCACGTCGACGGGTGAGTTCCTCAAAGTGTTCTTCCCGGCTTTGACTGGGGCAATCGCCTTCTGGGCCACCATGGCGTTGAACATTCCCGATTTTTGCCGCTATGCGAAGAGCCAGAAGGCACAGATCGTCGGCCAGTCGGTTTCGCTGCCGACCACGATGGGTTTTTTCTCCTTTATCGGGGTAGCTGTCGCCTCCGCTACCGTCGTCATCTACGGGGAAGCCATCTGGGATCCGGCTGCCGTGCTTGCCAAGTTCTCGGCTTTCGCAATCTTCCTCGGAACGATCGGGATTGTCCTCGCGACGCTGACGACCAACGTCGCGGCCAATATCGTCGCCCCGGCCCGCGCGGTGGAAAACCTCGCTCCGCGCCGGCTCACCTACGAAGCGGGAGCGATCATCGCGGGTGTCGTCTCCTTGCTGATGCAGCCTTGGTACATTCTTGAGAATTTCGGCAATTACATCTTCCTCTGGCTCGGGACGTACGGTGCCCTGCTCGGACCCATCGACGGAATCGCCATCGCCGACTACTGGCTCGTGCGCAAGAGAAGGATTCACTTGACGGAGCTTTACAAGGTCGACGGCATGTATTCTTACAAGAGCGGCTTTAACTCACGTGCGATCTGGGCGATGCTGATCGGGATCGCCATTCCGTTCATCAGCAAGTACACCCCCGGACTGAACCTCATCTGGGACAACGCCTGGACGATCGGGCTGCTCATATCCCTTGCCTTGTACACCTGGATGATGAAAAATGATTCTACCATCCTGAGCGTAAAGGACTACGAAAAAATAACAACTGCCGCAAGCAAATCACAGGCTTCCTGATGAATCCTGCAGCCAAACAGCAAAAAGACTGGCTTCCGAGTAGGGAATGCCAGTCTTTTGCTTTCGAGCGGTTTCTACCATTTAAATTGGCTAATCGATTCCTGAAGCTCGTGGGAGAGCTGATTCAGGTTGACACTGGAACGTGCAATTTCCTGCATGGAAGCCAGCTGCTGCTCGGCACCTGCAGATACACCGTGCGTATGCAGTGCTGCCTCTTCCGACAACCGGTACATTTCGTCCATGGCGGACGCTACCTGCTGGACGCTAGCTGACATTTGCTCCGTAGCAGCGGAAACTTCCTGGATCTGGTCCGCCACTTCCTGGGAAGATTCCACGATCCGCTGGAAGGTTGCACCCGCCTCTTTGACGACGCTGGCCCCTTTCTCGGCTTCCCTCGTTCCGTCCTGCATGACGCCTACGACCTGTGAGGTCTCGTGCTGGATTTCCCCGATCAGCCGGGCGATTTCCCTGGCAGATTCTTCTGACTGCTCGGCCAGTTTTCGCACCTCATCGGCTACCACAGCGAAGCCTCTGCCATGTTCGCCTGCCCGTGCCGCTTCGATTGCGGCGTTCAGGGCCAGCAAGTTCGTCTGCGACGCGATCCCGGTAATGACATCGACGATTTGGCCAATCGCTTCGGAGCGGACGCCCAAATGCTGGACAAGCTCGGCAGCGTGATTGACGGAATCCGAGATCGCCCCCATTTGGGAGACCGCCTTCTGGATGTGTTCGTTTCCTTGCTCCGCTTCCTTCGCAGCCTGTACAGATGCCTCGGAAACTGCGCTAGACGTATCCGCGATGCGCTGAATGGCAATGGACATTTCTTCCATGACACGGACACTTTCCTGCGCACGCTGAGTTTGCACTTCGGAGGCGCTAGCGATCTGCTGGACGCTGCCGATGGACTGCTCGGTAGCGTGAGCGGATTCTTCCGCACTGGCTGACAGTTCCTCTGAAGAAGCTGCCACTTGCTCGCCAGCCACTTTGACTTGCTCGATCAAGCTGCGGAAATTGCTTACGAGATCGTTGAACGCGATTCCCAGCTTCCCTACCTCGTCACGAGTTACATAGCCGACCGGAGCGACGGCCAGATTGCCATGAGCCAGCTCTTCCATCCGTTTTGCCACCGTCTGAAGCGGCACCGAAATCATCCGGGAAATCAGATAGCCGAGCCCCATGGCAATGACGAGAGACGCCACTACGACGATGGCCAAGATCAACACGGCCTGCTGGGCGTCTGCCTCGTTGGCCTTGCGGATTTGCTCGGCCTGCTGCGACTTGTAGTTCGCCCAGGTCAGCAGTTCCTGATTGATCCAGTTGAGCGTCTTGTCGGTAGCACGATAAAAAGCATAGGCCTGCTGCGGCTCTTGGGCTTCAATCATCTTGAGCACTTCTGTCTGATCCCCGTTGTATTGATTCAACAGCTCCTGCAGCATGTTGACGCTTTCCTGCTCGGTTTTGTCCAGGTGCGTCTTCTTCAGTTGCTCGAAAGTCATATTGGCATCGCTTGTCCGTTGGTCCAGCTCTGTTTTGTACGTCGCGTACACGGCCGGGGACGGATCCAGGATCATTTTATAAATCAATCCGTCGATAGCACGAATCTCCTGACGCCAGTCGTTGATCCACTTGACGGGGAGAAGCTGTTCTTCATACATGGATTGAATCCGGTCCCCCGCTACTTTCAGATGATAGTAGCCTGTAAAGCCGACACCAACCAAAAATACAGCCATCATGATGATCAAACTAAACAGCTTTGCTCTGGTGCTTACGTTCCGAAAGAGACTCATCGTTGTTTGGCAATCCTCCTGTTTGAAAATGACTGAAAAAGTAGAAAAAGCTCGAATATTGTCTAATCTTACCAAATAACAGTAGACAAGTCGATAGTCTTAGGTTATTTCTCTTACATCCAGCACAGACAAAATGGAAATCTCGGAAATTTGCACCTCAGGCTGGTAGCAAACATAGTAAGTTAGTTCAGGGCTGATCCGGTACTGTAGTCCCCTGTATCCTTTCGCCAGCAAATAGGAGCGCACTTCATCGCCTGTCCACTCCAGCCATTTCGGATACCCCATGCTCTCCGACCGCCGCATTAGAGCTACGGGAGAGTGTTTGGCCCGCAGAGCGTCGGTACGCAATTCGTTCTCCCCATAAAACTCGTCCAAACAAAACAGACCCGTCACGTCCAGTTCCTGCCGCAAGACAGCAGCCTTGTCCCACTCGGTCTCCGCGTGACAAATGGCGTACTGGGCCGCCACTTCCGGATTGCTCACCAAATAGACGCCGGCTCCGAACACTGCCTTGGCGCTGGCCCCGTTTACAAAATGGCGCCTCTCCTCCCGTTCATACCGCTGGGAGCGCACGACCCGCAATGCCTCCCGGTACTCCACACCGCGATACACGATTTGTCCCATCTCTGTACTCCCCTTACGTTCCAGTGATAAGAGCCTCCATTCATGCGAAAAGGAGGAAGGCGCTGTCTCAGGCGCCTCCCTCTCCTTATCACGGCAGGAGTTTGACCATGTCGTCATACGTTTCTGGACGGCGATCGCGATAAAACTGCCAGGTGTCCCGAACTTCCTGGATTTTGTTTTTATCCATTTCGGCGACGATTACCTCGTCCTGATCCCTGGTCCCGACAGCCACGAACTGCCCGCGAGGATCGACGAGATAGGATTGGCCGTAGAATTCACCCATATTCCATGGCGCTTCGGTACCGACCCGATTGATGGCGGCGACGTAATAGCCATTGGCGACAGCATGTGCAGGCTGTTCCAACTTCCACAAATATTCGGACAGTCCAGCGACAGTTGCCGAAGGGTTGAAGACAATTTCCGCTCCGTTCAGTCCGAGCAGTCTGGCTCCCTCGGGAAAGTGGCGGT
Proteins encoded:
- a CDS encoding NCS1 family nucleobase:cation symporter-1; this translates as MKTQTESGGIVTLTKEGEKLVQDSPLYNEGLRPTTQAEHSWSSYNFASLWIGMSICLPTYAMAAGLISLGMNWWQAIITIILGNCIVLIPILLNSHAGTKFGIPYPVYARLWFGSKGAHIPAVARGLIGAGWFGINCWFGGAAIDTLLMSMTGWASVPGHLWIAFFGFWLLNVYVAYRGPEAIKKMEAWAAPVLIIMSLALLVWALTKAGGWGPMLSAPSKFTSTGEFLKVFFPALTGAIAFWATMALNIPDFCRYAKSQKAQIVGQSVSLPTTMGFFSFIGVAVASATVVIYGEAIWDPAAVLAKFSAFAIFLGTIGIVLATLTTNVAANIVAPARAVENLAPRRLTYEAGAIIAGVVSLLMQPWYILENFGNYIFLWLGTYGALLGPIDGIAIADYWLVRKRRIHLTELYKVDGMYSYKSGFNSRAIWAMLIGIAIPFISKYTPGLNLIWDNAWTIGLLISLALYTWMMKNDSTILSVKDYEKITTAASKSQAS
- a CDS encoding HAMP domain-containing methyl-accepting chemotaxis protein, with the translated sequence MSLFRNVSTRAKLFSLIIMMAVFLVGVGFTGYYHLKVAGDRIQSMYEEQLLPVKWINDWRQEIRAIDGLIYKMILDPSPAVYATYKTELDQRTSDANMTFEQLKKTHLDKTEQESVNMLQELLNQYNGDQTEVLKMIEAQEPQQAYAFYRATDKTLNWINQELLTWANYKSQQAEQIRKANEADAQQAVLILAIVVVASLVIAMGLGYLISRMISVPLQTVAKRMEELAHGNLAVAPVGYVTRDEVGKLGIAFNDLVSNFRSLIEQVKVAGEQVAASSEELSASAEESAHATEQSIGSVQQIASASEVQTQRAQESVRVMEEMSIAIQRIADTSSAVSEASVQAAKEAEQGNEHIQKAVSQMGAISDSVNHAAELVQHLGVRSEAIGQIVDVITGIASQTNLLALNAAIEAARAGEHGRGFAVVADEVRKLAEQSEESAREIARLIGEIQHETSQVVGVMQDGTREAEKGASVVKEAGATFQRIVESSQEVADQIQEVSAATEQMSASVQQVASAMDEMYRLSEEAALHTHGVSAGAEQQLASMQEIARSSVNLNQLSHELQESISQFKW